A window from Branchiostoma floridae strain S238N-H82 chromosome 16, Bfl_VNyyK, whole genome shotgun sequence encodes these proteins:
- the LOC118403853 gene encoding shaker-related potassium channel tsha2-like → MWIARLVRMLRIVKVTKYSGDMQLFWKAMTNSMTAIILFFFMTTVLMLLFSCVVYYTEIDDPDTKFTSIPETFWWAIVTMINIGYGDYYPRTIVGKIVGSVAAIAGIVALCLGIPEFMECYIHLYEAARYHKRYSQRKNFDMASSKFGAIGSSKSRRRNLSRNRDKNRTFKLVL, encoded by the exons ATGTGGATAGCGCGCCTGGTCCGGATGTTGCGGATCGTCAAAGTCACCAAGTACTCGGGGGACATGCAGCTTTTCTGGAAAGCAATG ACCAACAGCATGACGGCCATCATCCTGTTCTTCTTCATGACGACCGTGCTGATGCTGCTCTTCTCCTGCGTGGTTTACTACACGGAGATTGACGACCCGGACACCAAATTCACCAGCATCCCAGAAACCTTCTGGTGGGCCATCGTGACCATGATCAACATCGGGTACGGCGACTACTACCCGCGCACTATTGTAGGGAAGATCGTCGGTTCCGTCGCCGCTATAGCCGGTATCGTAGCCCTCTGTTTGGGGATACCCGAGTTTATGGAGTGTTATATTCACCTGTACGAGGCCGCCAGGTATCACAAGAGGTACTCGCAACGGAAGAACTTTGACATGGCCTCGTCCAAGTTCGGCGCGATAGGAAGTTCGAAGTCGCGCCGTCGCAACTTGAGCAGGAACAGGGACAAGAACAGGACGTTTAAACTGGTTCTCTGA
- the LOC118403016 gene encoding potassium voltage-gated channel protein Shaker-like: protein MLSRGQGASRSGAASRARRRWREDNPPAPRRSALDGPVQKVVINVSGLRFVTTMATLETYPDSLLGDGRRRKWYFDPNKNEYFFDRHRPSFEAILQYYQTGGMLQRPEEVPAEVFLDELEFYDVGEETLRRYREEEGMELPPPDVLPPPEDERLKKIWLLFNEPKSSILAKIVTTICVIMILMSVVVTCMETVPEVQEWLHTPATGSNETGPLPVTRNPFFVAETIYVAWFTLELVLGFVSCADRCRFVKDYVNVLDFIGIALYFVELGLEMRRVFIAVRLDPLLLIGWVDYSFFAE, encoded by the exons ATGTTGTCTCGCGGACAGGGAGCTTCACGAAGCGGAGCCGCCAGCAGGGCTCGGCGGAGGTGGAGGGAGGACAACCCGCCGGCCCCGCGGAGGAGCGCCCTGGACGGGCCCGTACAGAAGGTGGTGATCAACGTGAGCGGACTCAG GTTTGTGACGACCATGGCCACACTGGAGACCTACCCAGATAGTCTACTGGGGGACGGCCGCAGGAGAAAGTGGTACTTCGATCCCAACAAGAATGAATACTTCTTTGACAG ACACCGCCCCAGTTTTGAGGCGATCCTGCAGTACTACCAGACGGGCGGGATGCTACAGAGGCCCGAGGAGGTTCCCGCTGAGGTGTTCCTGGACGAGCTGGAGTTTTACGATGTTGGAGAAGAAACTTTGAGAAG GTACCGAGAAGAGGAGGGGATGGAGCTGCCCCCTCCTGACGTCCTGCCGCCGCCGGAAGACGAGAGGCTGAAGAAAATCTGGCTCCTCTTCAACGAACCGAAGTCGTCAATCCTGGCCAAGATCGTTACAA CCATCTGTGTGATAATGATACTGATGAGCGTGGTGGTGACGTGTATGGAGACTGTACCGGAAGTGCAGGAGTGGCTGCACACCCCCGCCACAGGCAGCAATGAGACAGGCCCACTTCCGGTGACGCGGAACCCGTTCTTCGTGGCGGAGACCATCTACGTGGCCTGGTTCACTCTGGAGCTGGTTTTAG GGTTCGTGTCCTGCGCGGACCGGTGCAGGTTCGTGAAGGATTACGTCAACGTTTTGGACTTCATCGGGATCGCGCTATACTTCGTTGAGCTGGGGCTCGAAATGAGGCGAGTCTTTATAGCCGTTCGTTTAGACCCTTTGTTGCTTATTGGGTGGGTTGATTACTCTTTCTTCGCAGAgtag